AGTCGGACACTATCGACTCCGATTCCATCGTGACGGCGTTGACCACCAGGCGTCCGCCCGGTGCCAACGCCTCCATGCAGGTCCGTAACACGTCGGGCGCGGTCACTCCGCCGCCGACGAACACCGCGTCCGGTCGTTCCAAATCCCGCAGTGCTTCCGGAGCGGTTCCCGCGACGACGCTCAGCTCGGGAACCCCGAGCCGGGCGGCGTTGCGCGCGATCCGTTCGGCACGCTCGGAGCCTCGTTCGATCGCGATCGCACGACAGGACGGAGCGGCGCGCATCCACTCGACGGCCACGCTTCCGGCTCCCGCACCGACATCCCACAGCAGTCCACCGGGGAAGGGGGCCAGCCGAGCCATCGTGGTCACCCGCACGTCCCGTTTGGTCAGTTGCCCGTCGTGCTCGAACGCCTCGTCCGGCAGTCCGGGCGCACCAGCGGTTCGGAAGCGCTCGAAGGGGGGCTGTGTCTCCTCGTCGGTGCGGCAGCGCACCGCGAGCACGTGGAGTGGTTCGGTGTTCTCCCGCAGTTCGGCCGCGGTCGTGGTCCGGTGCCGCTCGTGCGCGGCTCCCAGGTTCTGCAGCACCGTCAGTTCGCTGGGGCCGAAACCGTGCTCGGTGAGCAGCTCGGCGACCCTGCCCGGAGTCGTCCCGTCGGAGCCCAGCACCAGGAGGCGTCCGCCCGGATCGAGTGCGGCCAGGACGTTCTCCACCGCTC
This portion of the Actinopolyspora lacussalsi genome encodes:
- a CDS encoding precorrin-6Y C5,15-methyltransferase (decarboxylating) (product_source=KO:K00595; cath_funfam=3.40.50.150; cog=COG2241,COG2242; ko=KO:K00595; pfam=PF00590,PF01135; superfamily=53335,53790; tigrfam=TIGR02467,TIGR02469) — translated: MNEARTELPERVRVVGIGADGWPGLSPIARQAITEADVLLGSRRQLDLVPEPSDRRVTWPSPLLPALPGLFAEYADSAVCVLASGDPMFHGIGATLARLLGPERLDVIPQPSSVSLACSRLGWPSQETEVVNLVGRAVENVLAALDPGGRLLVLGSDGTTPGRVAELLTEHGFGPSELTVLQNLGAAHERHRTTTAAELRENTEPLHVLAVRCRTDEETQPPFERFRTAGAPGLPDEAFEHDGQLTKRDVRVTTMARLAPFPGGLLWDVGAGAGSVAVEWMRAAPSCRAIAIERGSERAERIARNAARLGVPELSVVAGTAPEALRDLERPDAVFVGGGVTAPDVLRTCMEALAPGGRLVVNAVTMESESIVSDWYSRLGGELVRIGIEQAAPIGGFTAWRPAMRVTQWAVTKR